One part of the Apus apus isolate bApuApu2 chromosome 23, bApuApu2.pri.cur, whole genome shotgun sequence genome encodes these proteins:
- the LOC127393653 gene encoding synaptonemal complex protein 1-like isoform X2 — protein sequence MPKFHCKKQRLEEYEDESKLLTLELKKKSAELEEMTKLKRDKEMQLEELSETLFNNLKKQVENKTKCIEELQQENRVLKKKITAESKKTSIYEGKVGKMRLLADEAAITQRETDIRCQHKITEMVALMEKHKVRGFTDFWGL from the exons ATGCCAAAGTTTCATTGCAAAAAACAGAG ATTGGAGGAATATGAAGATGAATCAAAGCTACTTACCTTGGAGCTCAAAAAAAAGTCTGCTGAACTGG AAGAGATGACTAAACTAAAACGTGACAAAGAAATGCAACTTGAAGAGCTGTCAGAAACACTG ttcaataatttaaagaaacaggtggaaaataaaaccaaatgcaTTGAAGAGTTGCAACAGGAG aatagggtactgaaaaagaaaattactgcagaaagcaagaaaaccaGTATTTATGAAGGGAAG GTAGGAAAGATGAGGTTGCTTGCTGATGAAGCAGCGATAACACAGAGAGAAACTGATATCCGGTGTCAGCACAAGATAACTGAAATGGTGGCACTTATGGAAAAACACAAGGTAAGAGGTTTTACTGATTTCTGGGGTTTGTAA
- the LOC127393653 gene encoding synaptonemal complex protein 1-like isoform X1 — protein sequence MPKFHCKKQRLEEYEDESKLLTLELKKKSAELEEMTKLKRDKEMQLEELSETLKEIHDLKVQLTSTDEKEQNYLKQLMTLNTDLEREINELESLKQKMAKKGEEIKSKLDEREENAKSIENEMSRKDKQLKILENKVYNFFHVL from the exons ATGCCAAAGTTTCATTGCAAAAAACAGAG ATTGGAGGAATATGAAGATGAATCAAAGCTACTTACCTTGGAGCTCAAAAAAAAGTCTGCTGAACTGG AAGAGATGACTAAACTAAAACGTGACAAAGAAATGCAACTTGAAGAGCTGTCAGAAACACTG aaagaaatccaTGATTTGAAAGTACAGCTGACTAGTACAgatgaaaaggaacaaaattatttaaaacagcttATGACACTGAATACAGATCTTGAACGAGAAAT AAATGAACTCGAGTCTTTGAAGCAGAAGATGGCAAAGAAAGGTGAAGAGATTAAAAGTAAActggatgaaagagaagaaaat GCTAAGAgtattgaaaatgaaatgtcaaGAAAGGATAAACAGTTGAAGATTCTAGAAAATAAGgtatacaatttttttcatgtattgtAG